The Entelurus aequoreus isolate RoL-2023_Sb linkage group LG08, RoL_Eaeq_v1.1, whole genome shotgun sequence genome segment agctaataggtccggattcatccatggttccgagcgggctttgatcctgactgttttcacgggagcaatgtcatttagtatctttaggaacgccgttttgaagcgatcccaagcgacatcgaccaggttgctcgcgagcacaggggaccagtcccactcatctaattttaaattgaaattgtcattggagtattttttgagggatctggattgggctgttatgtggccattggctttaggtttagctattttacgggtgcagaaggttagatagtggtcgctaagaccacagatcatgaccccactattttttattttaggccggtctgaagtgagaatgagatctatggttgattgggtggaatcacacacccttgtgggtagcgctattagctgggaaagaccgtgcagattacaaaacttgctgaaggatctgaagacaggcgcatctttgcgttgaatatctgtgttcagatccccagttataattttctccatgttgtctgtccccgccaagcattcttccaaagccccatagaaatcactctgattagggggtctataaacagtccctattagtaccggcttagcgtttttaaatttgatttccgcccacacagattccaggtcattgtgattaagatcagtgcgagttatgtatttaatatcctggtgaatatacatacaaacgcccccaccgtgtttattcctatcctttctgataaccgaaaagttttgtatttctatctctgagtcagaaatactttgatcaaatttggtttcagagaaacacaagatttttaccttcgtgttgaggaacatttctctgatttggtcgagtttggctccagagaggctgttcacattaaggtggatgatgtgtagtccactggaaccaaaaagagcatcagagtccgctgtgttgtggtactgaccagaaaaattgttggttattattgctgttgcagttgaagagcaaggagagagaggagagagagagaggggcatattgatcgtcctccaggtgaagggggagggagagaaagggggaggggagggagagggaggaggaagccaggtagggttgctgggggatgggtttggtttccttttggcgggcttttttaaagacaaagagaacgagaataacgaaaatgtttgtgtaaaggcgcctctaaatcctgtgtatgccgcgtcctcgaccgtccggGACCcgggagaggtcgcgtggacccccgccatctcgtgcagttccccgcaatcaccgatgtctgggtcgccgtccaccgcagccgccgcgtcgttcaccgccgctgagtcgctgccttctctgatgaccgtgtcgtcctccaccgccgccgccgagcctccgacagtgtcgatgaacggggcgaagtcctccgccgagccgccgaccgctggagcacaggtgagcttgagctgagatgagccggtagccgagttagcttcgatggcgacgctagcagtagcattgctagtcttcgccagtcgggacaacattaaccgtgttgctgcaggtccagggttgagttcagtgtctcctgatagtagaagtaatagtagtattattgactttctgtctatccttccagtcaggggcatgtttcttctgcctcgatgtgcagacaagcacgatgctaacacgttagctccaaagccaaggtgcttcgccgatgtattgtcgtggagataaaagtcactgtgtatgtccatttcgcgttctcgactctcattttcaagagggtagagtatccgaggaggtttaaaatataaatccgtgatccacagtagaaaaaggaggaagtgtgggataatccgagcagttgtttggattcccgatcgggagcgaaagagggtgcgaccgctcatctcggcgtccttTGTGTTACTTTTAACCAAATGTACTGCTGGTTGGGactcaaaaatacatttacatacaaatatgttgcgctaaaataaactaaattaatattgaacgcgaccccgaacggtacaagcggtagaaaatggatggatggatgtttcttaactaaactgtctgAAACTTCTCTATGTCTTAAGCTCCAGATGTCTTCCGTTTGTTTgatagtcattactgccacaagtggtggaaaagtatattacaactgagtacagctGAGAAATATCTTTTTGGTGGACGCTATGGGGTgcttgcggcccaacaatgggaccCCGCCCTATGGTTACGAAACACTCATCTAAGTTATGTATGATGTTGCTGTTGTTGAttttaataatgatgataatagtgGTAATTATTGTTACCATTCTGTGTCAATATTATtgctgttattatattatataatgttgtacttgttacgGCGAGTATCTTGTTATCACTTTTACTATTATTGATcttttattatgatgattattggCACAATATATCTATAGCTATTTGCTGatgtagtcatgttgttgttgtcaggttTTTGATGTTGTATCTCTTTGTCTTGTTACCACAATCCCCCCTTTGTCTTATTTTCTCTCCTTCTCTTTCCGCTCCGGGTACGCTCCAGCTGCcctaaacaaaaaacagaataaaGAAGCAAATAGTTACACTCAATCAATGCGAAATGAGAAGTATCTCACACTTTTCTCCTGCAGAGCAAATCTGTACAGCACATAGAGCATtacaatcaacaatactacttaatggctgcttaaaggcctactgaaacccactactaccgaccacgcagtctgatagtctatatattaatgatgaaatcttaacattgcaacacatgccaatacggccgggttaacttataaagtgcaattttaaacttcccaggaaacttccgcttgaaaacgtcgcggtatgatgacgtatgcgcgtgacgtcacgaggtcaagggaagtgtttggacccaattcaaatacctctgttttcttcgacaaaattccacagtattctggacatctgtgttggtgaatcttttgcaatttgtttaatggacaatggagactgcaaataagaaagttgtaggtgcgatcggtggagcggcggactacagcaacac includes the following:
- the LOC133655084 gene encoding uncharacterized protein LOC133655084; translation: MSGRTLFRSRSGIQTTARIIPHFLLFLLWITDLYFKPPRILYPLENESREREMDIHSDFYLHDNTSAKHLGFGANVLASCLSAHRGRRNMPLTGRIDRKSIILLLLLLSGDTELNPGPAATRLMLSRLAKTSNATASVAIEANSATGSSQLKLTCAPAVGGSAEDFAPFIDTVGGSAAAVEDDTVIREGSDSAAVNDAAAAVDGDPDIGDCGELHEMAGVHATSPGSRTVEDAAYTGFRGAFTQTFSLFSFSLSLKKPAKRKPNPSPSNPTWLPPPSPSPPPFSPSPFTWRTINMPLSLSPLSPCSSTATAIITNNFSGQYHNTADSDALFGSSGLHIIHLNVNSLSGAKLDQIREMFLNTKVKILCFSETKFDQSISDSEIEIQNFSVIRKDRNKHGGGVCMYIHQDIKYITRTDLNHNDLESVWAEIKFKNAKPVLIGTVYRPPNQSDFYGALEECLAGTDNMEKIITGDLNTDIQRKDAPVFRSFSKFCNLHGLSQLIALPTRVCDSTQSTIDLILTSDRPKIKNSGVMICGLSDHYLTFCTRKIAKPKANGHITAQSRSLKKYSNDNFNLKLDEWDWSPVLASNLVDVAWDRFKTAFLKILNDIAPVKTVRIKARSEPWMNPDLLAAIKDRDRKYSEYQKCKTEVDKQPKISTSNYSFQLSKSNAIN